One Paenibacillus sp. FSL H7-0737 DNA segment encodes these proteins:
- a CDS encoding FMN-dependent NADH-azoreductase, producing the protein MTTVLFVKANNRPADQSVSVRLFEAFLASYKESHPNDTVVELDLYNEELPYVGADMINGTFKSSRGLDLTVEEAKAVAVADKYLDPFLAADKVVFGFPLWNLTIPAVLHTYIDYLNRAGKTFKYTPKGPVGLIGNKKIVLLNASGGVYSEGPKVDLEMAVKYVTSMMNFFGVKNIETIIIEGHSQFPDKAEEIIVAGLEKAVKVSRTF; encoded by the coding sequence ATGACAACCGTTTTATTTGTAAAAGCAAACAATCGACCAGCAGATCAGTCGGTAAGTGTTAGATTATTTGAGGCTTTTTTAGCGAGCTATAAAGAATCACATCCAAATGACACTGTAGTAGAGCTGGATTTATACAATGAGGAATTGCCTTACGTAGGTGCAGATATGATTAACGGAACATTTAAGTCTAGTAGAGGATTAGATTTAACAGTAGAAGAAGCAAAAGCAGTAGCTGTTGCTGATAAGTATTTAGATCCATTCCTTGCAGCTGATAAAGTCGTATTTGGGTTCCCTTTATGGAATTTAACCATCCCAGCTGTACTACACACATATATTGATTACTTAAACCGCGCAGGCAAAACATTTAAATATACACCAAAAGGTCCAGTAGGGCTTATTGGAAATAAAAAAATAGTGTTATTAAACGCAAGTGGTGGTGTGTATTCTGAGGGACCAAAAGTTGATTTAGAGATGGCTGTTAAATATGTAACAAGTATGATGAACTTCTTTGGTGTGAAAAATATAGAGACTATTATCATTGAAGGGCACAGCCAATTCCCTGATAAGGCAGAAGAGATTATTGTCGCAGGGCTTGAAAAAGCTGTTAAAGTATCAAGGACGTTCTAA
- a CDS encoding MFS transporter, whose translation MERLWTKNYIMLTLTALLLFSGFYLLMPTLPMFIKQLGGSESQVGLIIGVFTISAVIFRPIIGGLMDRFGRRAFIISGLLFFAITMYFYDWVTGIIFLVILRILHGVSWAVATTSIGTAVTDVIPQSRRGEGMGWYGLAMTLGMALGPIIGLWVTKSYSFHYLFLLCTALALIAFILGFGAKIPTVQNTSKKPISFYEKTVLPIAIVTFFLSFTFGGITTFLPLFAANIEVNTGTFFLVYAVTLTVIRPLTGKISDKYGEGVIIVPALFILIVALFVLTMTKGIAGVVITAILYGIGFGSAQPALQVAMIRLAPPAKRGVANATFFTAFDLGIGLGAILLGFVSQLMGYQMVFITCAISGFISLVLFILIVKKTLKTT comes from the coding sequence ATGGAACGGTTATGGACAAAAAACTATATCATGCTGACCCTTACAGCTTTATTACTATTTAGTGGATTTTATTTACTAATGCCAACATTGCCTATGTTTATCAAACAACTAGGTGGAAGTGAATCTCAAGTTGGATTAATAATTGGAGTGTTTACAATATCGGCAGTAATTTTTCGTCCTATTATTGGAGGATTAATGGATCGGTTTGGTCGACGTGCATTTATAATAAGCGGATTACTATTTTTTGCTATAACCATGTATTTTTATGATTGGGTAACAGGCATTATATTTTTAGTAATATTACGTATCCTTCATGGAGTCAGCTGGGCAGTTGCTACAACTTCGATAGGAACGGCTGTGACTGATGTTATTCCACAATCTCGTCGTGGAGAAGGAATGGGATGGTATGGACTAGCAATGACATTAGGAATGGCGTTAGGACCAATCATTGGTCTTTGGGTAACAAAATCTTATTCATTTCATTACCTATTTCTTCTATGCACAGCATTAGCTTTGATTGCATTCATACTTGGATTTGGTGCAAAAATTCCAACAGTTCAAAACACATCAAAAAAACCAATATCATTTTATGAAAAAACAGTTTTACCTATCGCTATCGTTACATTTTTCTTATCATTTACTTTTGGTGGTATTACAACTTTTTTACCACTGTTTGCGGCAAATATTGAAGTTAACACGGGTACTTTTTTCTTAGTGTATGCAGTCACACTTACAGTAATTAGACCACTTACAGGGAAGATATCCGATAAGTATGGGGAAGGGGTCATTATTGTACCTGCTCTCTTCATATTGATAGTCGCACTATTCGTCCTAACAATGACTAAAGGAATTGCTGGAGTGGTTATTACAGCTATTTTGTACGGAATTGGATTCGGATCAGCTCAACCAGCGCTTCAAGTAGCGATGATTCGATTAGCCCCACCAGCGAAAAGAGGTGTAGCGAACGCTACATTCTTTACTGCTTTTGATTTAGGAATTGGTTTAGGAGCAATACTACTTGGATTTGTTTCACAGCTTATGGGATATCAGATGGTATTTATTACTTGTGCTATATCTGGGTTTATTAGTCTGGTGCTTTTTATATTGATTGTAAAAAAGACACTAAAAACAACCTGA